Proteins encoded in a region of the Panicum hallii strain FIL2 chromosome 3, PHallii_v3.1, whole genome shotgun sequence genome:
- the LOC112886782 gene encoding long chain acyl-CoA synthetase 6, peroxisomal-like, translating to MAPQQEQEQPPMDAARRRLRAVSAHLRPPATAAGRGLDANPTAGEYAHVQGYSVVLPEKLQTGKWNVYRSARSPLRLINRFPENPDIGTLHDNFVYAVETFRDCRYLGTRIREDGTVGDYKWMTYGETSTSRTAIGSGLIHYGIHEGARIGLYFINRPEWIIVDHACAAYSYVSVPLYDTLGPDAVQFIVNHATVEVIFCVPQTLSTLLSFITQMPCVRLIVVVGGEDVKIPPTPTNTGVQIITYRTLHNQGKMSPQPFQPPKPDDVATICYTSGTTGTPKGAVLSHENLIANVAGSSLGIRFYPSDVYISYLPLAHIYERANQVALLHNGVAIGFYQGDNLKLMDDLAALRPTVFASVPRLYNRIYAAITNAVKESGGLKERLFHTAYNAKRQAILNGRNPSPMWDKLVFNKIKARLGGRVRLMTSGASPLSSDVMEFLRICFGGEVLEGYGMTETSCVISTMDIGDKLIGHVGSPNPSCEVKLVDVPEMNYTSEDQPYPRGEICARGPIIFRGYYKDEVQTREVIDEDGWLHTGDIGLWLPGGRLKIIDRKKNIFKLAQGEYIAPEKIENVYAKCKFIAQCFVYGDSFNSSLVAIVAVEPEVLKAWAASEGIQYEDLRQLCADPRARAAVLADMDSIGKEAQLRGFEFAKAVTLVAEPFTLENGLLTPTFKVKRPQAKAYFAKEISDMYAQLREAESAKPKL from the exons ATGGCGCcgcagcaggagcaggagcaacCCCCAATGGAcgccgcccggcgccgcctccgcgcGGTCTCCGCTCACCTCCGCCCGCCGGCGACCGCCGCGGGCCGCGGCCTCGACGCCAACCCCACCGCCGGCGAGTACGCCCATG TGCAGGGTTACAGTGTGGTTCTTCCCGAGAAGCTGCAAACTGGAAAGTGGAATGTGTACAG ATCTGCACGGTCACCTCTTAGGTTGATAAATAGATTTCCTGAAAATCCAGATATCGGAACGCTGCATGATAATTTTGT GTATGCAGTTGAGACGTTTAGAGATTGTCGATACCTGGGAACAAGAATCCGCGAAGACGGAACGGTTGGAGA TTACAAATGGATGACATATGGGGAAACAAGTACGAGCAGGACTGCAATAGGTTCTGGTCTCATTCACTATGGAATACATGAA GGTGCACGCATTGGTCTGTATTTTATAAACAGACCTGAATGGATCATAGTTGACCATGCTTGTGCTGCATACTCATATGTATCTGTGCCACTTTATGACACCCTTG GTCCAGATGCAGTTCAATTCATTGTGAACCATGCCACAGTAGAAGTTATTTTCTGTGTGCCTCAAACACTAAGCACT CTGTTAAGCTTTATAACTCAAATGCCATGTGTTCGTCTTATAGTG GTAGTTGGTGGAGAAGATGTTAAGATTCCACCCACACCCACAAATACTGGAGTGCAAATTATAACTTACCGCACGCTACACAATCAG GGAAAGATGAGCCCTCAACCTTTCCAACCTCCAAAACCTGATGACGTTGCTACTATTTGTTACACGAGTGGTACCACAGGTACTCCAAAG GGAGCTGTTCTTTCTCATGAGAACTTAATCGCAAATGTAGCAGGGTCAAGCCTGGGAATTAGATTTTACCCCTCTGATGT GTATATTTCTTATTTACCCCTCGCTCACATCTACGAGAGAGCTAACCAGGTTGCGTTGCTTCATAATGGTGTTGCCATTGGATTCTACCAAGGG GATAATTTGAAGCTGATGGATGATCTGGCTGCTTTGAGACCAACAGTATTTGCAAGTGTTCCTCGGTTATATAACAGAATTTATGCAGC AATTACAAATGCTGTGAAGGAATCTGGTGGGCTGAAAGAAAGACTGTTTCATACTGCATACAATGCCAAGAGGCAAGCAATTCTTAATG GACGAAATCCATCGCCAATGTGGGACAAGTTGGTGTTTAACAAAATAAAAGCTAGGCTTGGTGGACGAGTGAGACTCATGACTTCAGGTGCTTCTCCATTGTCATCAGATGTCATGGAATTCTTAAGGAT ATGCTTTGGTGGTGAAGTTCTTGAAGGCTATGGAATGACAGAGACATCTTGTGTCATCTCTACAATGGATATTGGTGATAAGCTAATTGGTCATGTTGGATCCCCAAACCCTTCTTGCG AGGTTAAACTTGTGGATGTCCCAGAAATGAATTATACTTCCGAGGATCAACCATATCCTCGTGGGGAAATCTGTGCTAGGGGACCTATAATTTTCCGTGGCTATTATAAAGATGAAGTTCAAAC AAGAGAGGTCATTGATGAAGATGGTTGGTTACACACTGGAGACATAGGTTTGTGGCTGCCTGGAGGGCGTTTAAAAATTATAGATAG GAAAAAGAACATTTTCAAGTTAGCTCAAGGAGAGTACATAGCTCCGGAGAAGATCGAGAATGTCTATGCTAAGTGCAAGTTCATTGCTCAATGCTTTGTATATG GTGATAGTTTCAATTCTTCCCTAGTTGCCATTGTAGCAGTTGAACCTGAGGTGTTGAAGGCTTGGGCTGCATCAGAAGGAATTCAG TACGAGGACTTAAGACAGCTCTGTGCTGATCCTAGAGCAAGAGCCGCGGTCCTGGCTGACATGGATTCCATCGGAAAGGAAGCGCAG CTAAGAGGTTTTGAATTTGCTAAAGCTGTTACCCTTGTTGCTGAACCATTCACATTGGAAAATGGTCTCCTCACCCCAACTTTCAAG GTCAAAAGGCCGCAAGCTAAGGCATACTTTGCAAAAGAAATCTCAGATATGTACGCGCAATTGCGAGAGGCAGAGTCAGCTAAGCCGAAGCTATAG